AAAAGAATCTCCAACCACAGGCAATATGTTTATTGTTTTCATCTTGAGTCACTTCTTGCAGGTATTGAACAGGCAAAGCACTTTTGGATCTTGCAGCAAGATGCAAAGACAATACTCAGTATTTCTAAAGCGATTATTAACGTTGAGGAAGTTATCTCTGAAGTCACGAGGGGTGCATTTTGCTTACAACAGTGAGAATAAATTCGACTCTAATACTAACAGACGCTATACTGGCAATCCGCACCACATATTATCACTGAATGCAAAGAAGGAAATGATGGCAAAGTACATGAAGATAGGAGATTATGAGATTCATCCATGGTCTATATCGGGCATCGAGTCCTCTACGGTGGTAAAGCTGACAACGCAAGGGCAAGGTGATTTCAGGATTGCTTTCGATATGGGCTACTGTGGACGAGAGATGGTACGAGCGCAGTATGTCTTCATCAGGTATGCCActtaaattttattttcagtatttttacTATTTTCTGGTTATGCCTATGGTCTTGGTGATAATTATACGAAGTTGTGGAAAAAGCCAATCCAATGAATCCTTCCCACAGGCAACTGGAGTTTCCCATGACATAgggcatttcaaaatggccattcagaATATTTTCGCAAACTATCTACTGAAAAGGACTGGCCACTATTTGAAGTAGCAATGAATATCGGATTTGTTTTATAGCTGCTCCTTGCAGTGTGTGTAGTCCTGGACGAAATGTACATTAATCTTGAATCATATTTTCAGCCATGGTCACatggaccatatcagcagtgtGTGTCACCATGCAGCCAAGAGGTCATTGTATTCTATGAAACCTGCTACGTACTACGTCCCGCCTCACTTGGTTGAACCTCTCAAGACTATTGCTCAGCAGTTCAGTAAGATGCACTGGGATGACCGTCCCATCACTCATGCCCCTGTTTTACAAAATCTGGATGTACAGCCAATATCTCCTG
This is a stretch of genomic DNA from Lineus longissimus chromosome 2, tnLinLong1.2, whole genome shotgun sequence. It encodes these proteins:
- the LOC135482975 gene encoding uncharacterized protein LOC135482975, whose protein sequence is MQRQYSVFLKRLLTLRKLSLKSRGVHFAYNSENKFDSNTNRRYTGNPHHILSLNAKKEMMAKYMKIGDYEIHPWSISGIESSTVVKLTTQGQGDFRIAFDMGYCGREMVRAQYVFISHGHMDHISSVCHHAAKRSLYSMKPATYYVPPHLVEPLKTIAQQFSKMHWDDRPITHAPVLQNLDVQPISPGESVQLPRNRVVKPFPTCHRVTSQGYIIYHHEKKLKPAYQGLPSEEIQQLIKSGVDVKEVTVIPEIAYTGDTSFEIFESPPTPDLFLVKLLMTESTYVCDDVDSKGQTSQEKARERGHMHMNDFIQNKQLFKNVSDIILMHFSDKYSLNYIRERAKLLPPCLINKVHLALIAAETTRQS